The proteins below are encoded in one region of Aeromonas veronii:
- the queC gene encoding 7-cyano-7-deazaguanine synthase QueC, protein MNKAVVVFSGGQDSTTCLVQALAKYDEVHAITFDYGQRHREEIETARRLAGTLGIAAHKVMDVTMLGELAVSALTRDEIPVSGELQDNGLPNTFVPGRNILFLTLAAIYAYQVGAGTVITGVCETDFSGYPDCRDEFVKALNQAVSLGLDRSLVFETPLMWLDKAETWALADHYGHLDTVRQQTLTCYNGIAGDGCGACPACELRSRGLNQYLADRVGVRARLNQKTGL, encoded by the coding sequence GTGAATAAAGCCGTCGTGGTATTCAGTGGTGGTCAGGACAGCACCACCTGTCTGGTGCAGGCACTGGCCAAGTATGACGAAGTGCACGCCATCACCTTTGACTACGGCCAGCGCCACCGGGAGGAGATAGAGACGGCCCGCCGGCTGGCCGGCACGCTGGGCATCGCCGCCCACAAGGTGATGGACGTGACCATGCTGGGGGAGCTCGCGGTCTCCGCTCTGACCCGGGACGAGATCCCGGTCAGCGGTGAGCTGCAGGACAACGGCCTGCCCAACACCTTCGTGCCGGGCCGCAACATCCTGTTCCTGACCCTGGCCGCCATCTATGCCTATCAGGTGGGGGCGGGGACCGTCATCACCGGGGTATGCGAGACCGATTTCTCCGGTTACCCGGATTGCCGCGACGAGTTCGTCAAGGCCCTCAACCAGGCGGTCTCCCTCGGGCTGGATCGGAGCCTCGTCTTCGAGACCCCCCTGATGTGGCTGGACAAGGCCGAGACCTGGGCCCTGGCGGATCACTATGGTCACCTGGATACGGTGCGCCAGCAGACCCTCACCTGCTACAACGGCATTGCCGGTGATGGTTGTGGTGCTTGCCCCGCCTGCGAGCTGCGCAGCCGCGGCCTGAACCAGTATCTGGCGGACAGGGTCGGGGTCAGGGCACGCCTGAACCAGAAAACCGGATTGTGA
- a CDS encoding tRNA-uridine aminocarboxypropyltransferase — MKQPSDKESRYCTRCTRALKACLCDYVERVAHLAPIHILQHPAEVGHPKGTAALLAASLTRVHLHVGESFADTDWLAPLLADPKVRCVVLWPDETALTLPQLRAQCAQQAQLDVHFILLDGTWRKAYRMLHSNPALLALPRITLGEIEGQYAIRKKPFPGALSTLEAGYHLLCQWEGTPGRFAPLMTLFTHLNRQWQDFAQGRRT; from the coding sequence ATGAAACAGCCCAGCGACAAAGAGAGCCGATACTGTACACGCTGTACCCGAGCCCTCAAAGCCTGCCTGTGTGATTATGTTGAACGGGTTGCCCATCTTGCGCCCATCCATATCCTGCAGCATCCTGCCGAGGTCGGTCATCCCAAGGGGACGGCCGCCCTGCTGGCCGCGTCGCTCACCCGGGTCCATCTCCATGTGGGGGAGAGCTTCGCCGATACCGATTGGCTGGCGCCCCTGCTGGCCGATCCCAAGGTGCGCTGTGTGGTGCTCTGGCCGGATGAGACGGCCCTGACCTTGCCACAGTTGCGTGCCCAATGTGCGCAGCAGGCGCAACTCGATGTGCACTTTATTCTGCTCGATGGCACCTGGCGCAAGGCCTATCGCATGCTGCACAGCAACCCGGCCCTGCTCGCCCTGCCGAGGATCACGCTAGGGGAGATCGAGGGGCAATACGCCATTCGCAAGAAGCCGTTCCCCGGCGCCCTGTCGACCCTGGAGGCGGGCTACCATCTGTTATGTCAGTGGGAAGGGACGCCGGGTCGCTTCGCCCCGCTGATGACGCTTTTTACCCATTTGAACCGGCAGTGGCAGGATTTTGCCCAAGGACGCCGAACTTGA
- the rrtA gene encoding rhombosortase, with protein MLSEKSGLFWVVTLSLITALLFFTVPNHLLSFDRTLVAQGEGWRIITGNLAHTNGWHLLLNLSGLAVLYSLFREYLADWRLPLLMMLLCTAVGLGIWWWCPQTQWYMGLSGALHGLFVWGALQDIRYRRHSGWLMLLGILIKLGLDFYSAGESPVSALIGARVHIESHLIGSVAGLLLGLVPWGLGARTVHS; from the coding sequence ATGTTGTCAGAAAAATCGGGTCTGTTCTGGGTTGTCACGCTGTCGCTCATCACTGCCTTGCTCTTCTTCACAGTACCAAACCACCTGCTCTCCTTCGATCGCACCCTGGTAGCCCAAGGGGAAGGGTGGCGCATCATAACAGGCAATCTGGCCCACACCAACGGATGGCACCTACTGCTCAACCTGAGCGGGCTGGCGGTGCTCTACAGCCTGTTTCGTGAATACCTGGCGGACTGGCGCCTGCCCCTGCTGATGATGCTGCTGTGCACCGCCGTCGGCCTCGGCATCTGGTGGTGGTGCCCCCAGACCCAGTGGTACATGGGGCTGTCCGGTGCCCTTCACGGCCTCTTCGTCTGGGGCGCCTTGCAGGATATCCGCTACCGTCGCCATTCCGGCTGGCTGATGCTGCTGGGGATCCTCATCAAACTCGGACTGGATTTCTACAGCGCGGGGGAGAGTCCGGTCTCCGCCCTCATCGGTGCAAGGGTACATATCGAATCACACCTCATCGGCTCGGTGGCCGGCCTGCTGCTCGGGCTGGTGCCCTGGGGACTCGGCGCCAGAACGGTTCACTCCTGA
- the pyrF gene encoding orotidine-5'-phosphate decarboxylase, producing the protein MQDPKVLVALDYQREADALAFIEQISPAQCRLKVGKEMFTLFGPQFVRQLVAKGFDVFLDLKFHDIPNTVAKAVAASAELGVWMVNVHASGGERMMRAAKEALAPYGDKAPLLIAVTVLTSMEQSDMAPLGVDATPAEQVIRLATLTKAAGLDGVVCSAEEAHELKALLGSEFKLVTPGIRPAGSAAGDQRRVMTPKAAMAAGADYLVIGRPITQAADPAAVLGAINAELNG; encoded by the coding sequence ATGCAAGATCCCAAAGTACTGGTTGCGCTCGATTATCAGCGCGAAGCCGATGCCCTCGCCTTCATCGAGCAGATCTCGCCTGCCCAATGCCGCCTCAAGGTGGGCAAGGAGATGTTTACCCTGTTTGGTCCCCAGTTTGTACGCCAGCTGGTGGCCAAGGGGTTCGATGTCTTTCTGGATCTGAAGTTCCACGACATCCCCAATACCGTGGCCAAGGCGGTCGCGGCCAGTGCCGAGCTGGGGGTCTGGATGGTCAACGTCCACGCCAGTGGCGGTGAGCGCATGATGCGGGCCGCCAAGGAGGCGCTTGCGCCTTATGGGGACAAGGCCCCTCTGCTCATCGCCGTGACGGTGCTGACCAGCATGGAGCAGTCCGACATGGCGCCGCTGGGGGTGGATGCCACCCCGGCGGAGCAGGTGATCCGGCTGGCGACCCTCACCAAGGCGGCCGGGCTCGACGGGGTGGTCTGCTCCGCCGAGGAGGCCCATGAGCTCAAAGCCTTGCTCGGCAGCGAGTTCAAGCTGGTGACCCCGGGCATCCGTCCGGCTGGCTCGGCAGCCGGGGATCAGCGCCGGGTGATGACCCCCAAGGCCGCCATGGCGGCGGGGGCCGACTATCTGGTGATCGGCCGCCCCATCACCCAGGCTGCGGATCCCGCCGCCGTGCTTGGTGCCATCAATGCCGAGTTGAACGGTTAA
- the lapB gene encoding lipopolysaccharide assembly protein LapB, whose protein sequence is MLELLFLLLPIAAGYGWYMGRRSVRQDTQQQSNQFSRQYVAGLNYLLSDESDKAVDLFIQLLEVDSETIETHLSLGNLFRQRGEVDRAIKIHQNLVARELTREQRQLALQELARDFLAAGLLDRAEAIWNELCEDSDFEETALAQLLIIHQQLRDWDKAIEVAVRLQKFQGNKKLADPISHFYCEQAESLLRDGDKAAGRAKLKRALGVNGACARASLRLAELAMEGEKYEDASKELLRVFEQDMDFASEAMPKLLQCYQQMGRSQELIPLLEKAVEDHAGVSVTLALANLVEARDGLSQARALVLRQLRRHPSMKGFYQLVGFQLASAEEGPAKESLELLQQLVGEQIKIKSTHKCRQCGFATHSLFWQCPSCRQWGSIKPIRGLDGE, encoded by the coding sequence ATGCTTGAACTGCTTTTCCTGCTGTTGCCGATTGCCGCCGGCTATGGCTGGTACATGGGACGCAGGAGTGTTCGCCAGGACACCCAGCAACAGAGTAACCAGTTTTCCCGCCAGTACGTGGCGGGCCTCAACTATCTGCTCTCCGACGAGTCGGACAAGGCGGTGGATCTCTTCATCCAGCTGCTGGAAGTCGACAGCGAGACCATCGAAACCCACCTCTCCCTTGGCAACCTGTTTCGCCAGCGCGGCGAGGTGGACCGCGCCATCAAGATCCACCAGAACCTGGTTGCCCGCGAGCTGACACGGGAACAGCGCCAGCTCGCCCTGCAGGAATTGGCCCGGGATTTCCTTGCCGCCGGTCTGCTGGACAGGGCCGAAGCCATCTGGAACGAACTGTGTGAAGACAGCGACTTCGAGGAGACGGCGCTGGCCCAGTTGCTCATCATCCATCAACAGTTGCGTGACTGGGACAAGGCCATCGAGGTCGCGGTGCGGCTGCAGAAGTTTCAGGGCAACAAGAAGCTGGCCGACCCCATCTCCCATTTCTATTGCGAGCAGGCCGAGAGCCTCTTGCGTGACGGCGACAAGGCCGCGGGCCGCGCCAAGCTCAAGCGGGCACTCGGGGTCAATGGGGCTTGTGCGCGGGCGAGCTTGCGTCTTGCCGAGCTCGCCATGGAGGGGGAAAAATACGAGGACGCCAGCAAGGAGCTGTTGCGGGTGTTCGAGCAGGACATGGATTTTGCCTCCGAGGCCATGCCAAAACTCCTTCAATGCTACCAGCAGATGGGCCGTAGCCAGGAGCTTATTCCGTTGCTTGAGAAAGCGGTGGAAGATCATGCTGGTGTCAGCGTGACCCTGGCCCTGGCCAATCTGGTGGAGGCCCGCGATGGTCTGAGTCAGGCCCGGGCCCTGGTGCTGCGTCAACTGCGCCGCCACCCGTCCATGAAGGGTTTCTATCAGCTGGTCGGTTTCCAGCTGGCGAGCGCCGAAGAGGGGCCCGCCAAGGAGAGCCTGGAGCTGCTGCAGCAGCTGGTGGGCGAGCAGATCAAGATCAAATCGACCCACAAGTGCCGTCAGTGCGGCTTCGCCACCCATTCGCTGTTCTGGCAATGCCCCTCCTGCCGCCAATGGGGCTCCATCAAGCCCATCCGGGGGCTGGATGGGGAGTAG
- a CDS encoding LapA family protein, with the protein MKRILALIPLVLVFVLTLAIGSQNGQLVQFNYLIAQGEFSLSMLLGFFFAGGFLLGWLVFGLLFLRLKLQNRTLNRTMRRQSRELEVARSTAKE; encoded by the coding sequence ATGAAGCGTATCTTGGCCCTCATTCCATTGGTGCTGGTGTTTGTCCTGACCCTCGCCATCGGTTCTCAAAACGGTCAGCTGGTGCAGTTCAACTATCTGATAGCTCAAGGGGAGTTCTCGCTCTCCATGTTGCTCGGCTTCTTCTTCGCCGGCGGTTTCCTGCTGGGATGGCTGGTGTTCGGCCTGCTGTTCCTGCGCCTCAAGTTGCAAAATCGCACCCTCAATCGCACCATGCGTCGTCAATCCCGCGAATTGGAAGTAGCCCGGTCGACCGCCAAGGAATAA
- the ihfB gene encoding integration host factor subunit beta, which produces MTKSDLIEQLAASRMHMPAKDVEAAIKEILEQMASTLQNGDRIEIRGFGSFSLHYRAPRVGRNPKTGDKVELTGKYVPHFKPGKELRERVNINE; this is translated from the coding sequence ATGACCAAATCAGATCTCATCGAACAACTGGCTGCCAGCCGCATGCATATGCCGGCCAAAGATGTCGAAGCCGCCATCAAGGAGATCCTTGAACAGATGGCGTCGACCTTGCAAAACGGCGACCGGATTGAAATCCGTGGATTTGGAAGTTTTTCACTGCACTATCGTGCACCCCGTGTGGGTCGTAACCCCAAGACCGGGGACAAGGTTGAACTGACCGGGAAATATGTCCCGCACTTCAAACCAGGCAAAGAGTTGCGCGAACGCGTCAACATCAACGAATAA
- the rpsA gene encoding 30S ribosomal protein S1, protein MIESFAQLFEESLNAVETRQGSIVKGTVVAIENGFVLVDAGLKSESAIPADEFKNALGELEINVGDTVDVALDSIEDGFGETKLSREKAKRHEAWLQLEKAYEEQATVIGIINGKVKGGFTVELNGIRAFLPGSLVDVRPIRDTAHLENKELEFKVIKLDQKRNNVVVSRRAVIETENTSERESLLANLQEGQEVKGIVKNLTDYGAFVDLGGVDGLLHITDMAWKRVKHPSEIVNVGDEIAVKVLKFDRERTRVSLGLKQLGEDPWVAIAKRYPETTRLSGRVTNLTDYGCFVEIEEGVEGLVHVSEMDWTNKNIHPSKVVNVGDVVDVMVLDIDEERRRISLGLKQCKSNPWQLFAETHAKGDRVSGKIKSITDFGIFIGLDGGIDGLVHLSDISWNNQGEEAVREFKKGDEIEAVVLQVDPERERISLGVKQIEEDPFNKYLSDNKKGAIVKGKVTEVDAKGAVIELADGVEGYLRASDAARDRVEDATLVLSVGDEVEAKFMGVDRKNRTVSLSVRAKDEADERVAIDSLNQQEEVVFSNAMMEAFKAAKGE, encoded by the coding sequence ATGATCGAATCTTTTGCTCAACTCTTTGAAGAGTCCCTGAACGCCGTTGAAACCCGTCAAGGTTCCATCGTCAAGGGTACCGTCGTTGCTATCGAGAACGGTTTTGTACTGGTTGACGCCGGTCTGAAATCCGAGTCTGCCATTCCTGCTGATGAGTTCAAGAACGCCCTGGGCGAGCTGGAAATCAATGTAGGCGACACCGTTGACGTGGCTCTGGACTCTATCGAAGATGGTTTCGGCGAAACCAAGCTGTCCCGCGAAAAAGCCAAGCGCCACGAAGCCTGGCTGCAGCTTGAGAAGGCTTACGAAGAGCAAGCTACCGTTATCGGTATCATCAACGGCAAGGTCAAGGGTGGTTTCACCGTTGAGCTGAACGGCATCCGTGCCTTCCTGCCGGGTTCTCTGGTTGACGTGCGTCCGATCCGTGACACCGCTCACCTGGAAAACAAAGAACTCGAGTTCAAGGTCATCAAGCTGGACCAGAAGCGCAACAACGTTGTGGTTTCCCGTCGTGCCGTGATCGAAACCGAGAACACCTCCGAGCGCGAAAGTCTGCTGGCCAACCTGCAAGAAGGTCAAGAAGTTAAGGGTATCGTCAAGAACCTGACCGACTACGGTGCATTCGTAGATCTGGGCGGTGTTGACGGCCTGCTGCACATCACCGACATGGCGTGGAAGCGCGTTAAGCATCCTTCCGAAATCGTCAACGTTGGCGACGAGATCGCAGTCAAGGTTCTGAAGTTCGACCGCGAGCGTACCCGTGTATCCCTGGGTCTGAAGCAGCTGGGCGAAGATCCCTGGGTTGCTATCGCCAAGCGTTACCCGGAGACCACCCGTCTGTCTGGCCGCGTGACCAACCTGACCGACTACGGCTGCTTCGTTGAAATCGAAGAAGGCGTTGAAGGCCTGGTACACGTATCCGAGATGGATTGGACCAACAAGAACATCCACCCGTCCAAGGTTGTTAACGTTGGCGACGTGGTTGACGTGATGGTTCTGGACATCGACGAAGAACGTCGTCGTATCTCCCTGGGTCTGAAGCAGTGCAAATCCAACCCGTGGCAGCTGTTTGCCGAAACTCACGCCAAGGGCGACCGTGTTTCCGGCAAGATCAAGTCCATCACTGACTTCGGTATCTTCATCGGTCTGGATGGCGGCATCGACGGCCTGGTTCACCTGTCTGACATCTCCTGGAACAACCAGGGCGAAGAAGCCGTGCGTGAATTCAAGAAGGGCGACGAGATCGAAGCCGTTGTTCTGCAAGTGGACCCGGAGCGTGAGCGCATCTCCCTGGGCGTCAAGCAGATCGAAGAAGACCCGTTCAACAAGTACCTGTCTGACAACAAGAAAGGTGCTATCGTGAAGGGCAAGGTTACCGAGGTTGATGCCAAGGGTGCCGTGATCGAACTGGCTGACGGCGTGGAAGGCTACCTGCGTGCCTCCGATGCTGCTCGTGACCGTGTAGAAGACGCGACTCTGGTTCTGTCTGTCGGTGACGAAGTAGAAGCTAAATTCATGGGCGTTGATCGTAAGAACCGCACCGTAAGCCTGTCTGTCCGCGCTAAGGACGAGGCTGACGAGCGTGTTGCTATCGATAGCCTGAACCAACAAGAAGAAGTTGTGTTCAGTAATGCTATGATGGAAGCGTTCAAAGCCGCCAAGGGTGAGTAA